A region of Halococcus sediminicola DNA encodes the following proteins:
- a CDS encoding sugar kinase, whose product MTHAPALGETMVLFGPEGSAPMKHQQTYKKSLGGAESNVAIALSRLGNDVAWHSKLGADPHGEYVNSFVRGEGVDTSTVKFTEDAPTGLMFKERRALGESSVYYYRHGSAASTMTPADLPTDAIAEVDYLHLTGITPALSKSCREATLAAIERASEADTMISFDPNIRHKLWENEKQMRRTLLELVEKSDIVLPGIEEGRALFDADTPEGIAEACRTRGAAVAVVKLGPEGALVSDGEPTRVPGYEVERVVDPIGAGDGFAAGFLDGRLRGLGAIEATKRANAVGAFATTVTGDVEGLPTERELDVFLGEREALRR is encoded by the coding sequence ATCACTCACGCGCCCGCGCTCGGCGAGACAATGGTGCTATTCGGCCCCGAGGGGTCGGCTCCAATGAAACACCAGCAGACATACAAAAAGAGCCTCGGCGGGGCCGAGAGCAACGTCGCCATCGCCCTCTCGCGGCTCGGTAACGATGTGGCCTGGCACAGCAAGCTCGGTGCGGACCCACATGGCGAGTACGTCAACTCCTTCGTCCGCGGCGAGGGCGTCGATACCTCGACTGTGAAATTCACCGAGGACGCCCCGACGGGCCTCATGTTCAAGGAGCGCCGCGCGCTCGGCGAGAGTTCGGTGTACTACTATCGGCACGGCTCGGCCGCGAGCACGATGACGCCCGCCGATCTCCCCACCGATGCCATCGCGGAGGTCGATTATCTCCATCTGACGGGCATCACGCCCGCGCTGAGCAAATCCTGCCGCGAGGCGACTCTCGCGGCCATCGAGCGCGCAAGCGAAGCGGACACGATGATATCGTTCGACCCGAACATCCGCCACAAACTCTGGGAAAATGAAAAGCAGATGCGGCGGACGCTACTCGAACTCGTCGAAAAGAGCGATATCGTGCTCCCGGGCATCGAGGAGGGGCGGGCGCTGTTCGACGCCGACACGCCCGAAGGAATCGCGGAAGCGTGTCGCACACGAGGGGCCGCCGTCGCGGTCGTCAAGCTCGGCCCCGAGGGTGCGCTGGTCTCGGATGGAGAGCCGACCCGCGTGCCGGGCTACGAGGTCGAGCGCGTCGTCGACCCCATCGGCGCGGGCGACGGGTTCGCCGCCGGCTTCCTCGACGGCCGTCTCCGTGGACTCGGCGCGATCGAGGCGACGAAACGCGCCAACGCCGTCGGTGCGTTCGCCACGACCGTGACCGGCGACGTCGAGGGGCTGCCCACCGAGCGTGAACTCGACGTGTTCCTCGGCGAGCGCGAGGCGCTCCGGCGGTAG
- a CDS encoding glycosyltransferase, whose amino-acid sequence MPEPAVSLPESLQEGEGPLVSVIVPTYGDSELLGPALESIAAQTYGNVELIVVDSSDVSWLRDLADRVDGFTYLFQEPQGLAAARNRGLDAATGEIIAFLDADDRWLPEKLDRQLAAVAGGADIVYSDVYLVEDGEKRRQSALPIRNPETHHIDFLYEGGVPMPTVLARRDCFADEHFDERLPVAEDRHLWARLFARYRPARVAEPLACYTRREDSLSSDLELMYETELTVIADLADRLPGLAAHRAALERKARYKYGKRLLRAGWSSAARHELQRAVAAGERDPRALALLVLAYAPAGHERLLGLLERLQERWR is encoded by the coding sequence ATGCCCGAGCCAGCGGTCTCGCTGCCCGAGTCGCTCCAGGAAGGCGAGGGACCGCTCGTGTCGGTGATCGTCCCGACCTACGGCGACAGCGAGTTGCTCGGTCCGGCGCTCGAATCCATCGCGGCCCAAACCTACGGGAACGTTGAACTGATCGTCGTCGATAGCTCCGACGTGTCCTGGCTGCGCGACCTCGCCGATCGCGTCGATGGGTTCACCTACCTGTTTCAGGAGCCACAGGGTCTCGCGGCGGCACGCAATCGCGGGCTCGACGCTGCCACCGGCGAGATAATCGCTTTCCTCGACGCCGACGACCGCTGGCTCCCCGAAAAGCTCGACCGACAGCTCGCGGCCGTCGCGGGCGGTGCCGATATCGTCTACTCGGACGTCTATCTCGTCGAGGATGGCGAAAAACGCCGACAGTCCGCGCTGCCGATCCGGAATCCCGAAACCCACCACATCGATTTCCTCTACGAGGGTGGCGTGCCGATGCCGACCGTGCTCGCCCGTCGAGACTGCTTCGCCGACGAGCACTTCGACGAGCGCCTGCCGGTCGCCGAGGACCGTCACCTCTGGGCGCGGCTGTTCGCTCGCTACCGCCCCGCGCGCGTGGCCGAACCGCTCGCGTGCTACACCCGCCGGGAGGACTCGCTGAGTTCGGACCTCGAACTGATGTACGAGACCGAACTGACGGTGATTGCGGATCTCGCCGATCGACTGCCCGGTCTCGCAGCCCACCGCGCGGCGCTCGAACGCAAGGCGAGATACAAGTACGGCAAGCGACTGCTGCGCGCCGGCTGGAGTTCGGCGGCACGGCACGAACTCCAGCGAGCGGTCGCCGCCGGCGAGCGCGATCCGCGTGCGCTCGCCCTTCTCGTACTGGCGTACGCACCGGCCGGCCACGAACGACTGCTGGGGCTACTCGAACGCCTCCAGGAGCGCTGGCGGTAG